The nucleotide window CGGCCGCCGAGAGCGTGCGTGATCTTGCCGCGGAGAAACGCTTTGTCGGTGCCGAGGTGGGCCTCCTGGCGGTTTTGCACACCTGGACCGGCCAACTTCATCACCATCCGCATGTGCATATGCTGGGGGTGCAACCAGCGAAGCGCGCCTCTATGTTGTTTTAAGTAAAGGGTTTAGGGATATCAAGCTTGATATTATGGGCCTCAAAGCGTTAACCATTGATAGTCCAAAACGACGTTTACGCTTTTTAAGGAGGCCCAACCATGATCGTACTGAAGGAAACGGACATTCTCAAGGCAAAAGCAGAATTCGATGACATGATTGCCCTGGTTCAAAAAGCCGCTCAGGAAGGCACTCGTATCGATGTGGTCGAGCAGGATCTTTGGACGCGACTCCTACGACTCGGCTTGGCCACACTGGGCGGTTTTGTCCATGCTCAAGGCACCGGTGACATGGGACCGACCTTAACCTATGAAGATCGGCAACTCAAACGGCTAAAGGGCCTATATAACCGACGGTACGTTTCTGTTTTTGGTGAACTGAACATTCCGCGAACCGCCTACGGGAGTCGCCCCACCCAGAAGCTTCAAGTCCTTCCCTTGGACAGTCGATTGGGGCTACCGGACAGCGATTTTTCAAATCTGTTGCAGGACTGGGATCAATCCTTTTGTGTCCAAGGCTCGTATGAACAATCGCGTCAGAGCGTCCATCGCCTATTAGGCCTCGGACAAACCGTTGGTAGCCTGGAAACCATGAGTCAAAGCATGGCACAGGATGTGGCGGAATTCTTTGAGCAGCAACCTGCGCCTCCACCGGCTCCGAAGGGATCCATTATTGTGCTGACGGCTGATCATAAAGGCGTCAAGATGCGTCGGAACGTCCAAGAGGAGGGTCCCGCCCCCAAGGGCCGTCTGAAGAAAGGCCAAAAACCCAGTAAGAAGAAAATGGCCTGCGTGGGAGGTGTTTACACGATTGAGCCTTTTGTCCGGACTGCGCAGGATGTCGTCAATGAAGTGATGCGTCACGAGAAACAAGCCGAGCGTCCTAAGCCGAAAGACAAACGCTTGCGTGCCGAATTGACGCAACGGTATGAAGGGGAGGAGATCAAGGGGACGGAATTCATCTTCCCCTGGTTGGATCAGGAAGTTGCCAAGCGAAACCCCCAGGGACGTCACCCTGTTGTATGTGTCATGGATGGTGAGCGAAAGCTGTGGCGAATCTTGAAGTCCATGTTTCCGGGTGTTGTTTGTATCCTGGATCTCTATCATGTCTTGGAGCGATTGTGGACCGTTGCCTATTGCTTTTATCCGGAGAGCAGCAAGGAAGCGCAAGCCTTTGTAAAGGCCCGGCTGGAACGCCTGCTGGAAGGTAAAGTGGGGTATGTCATTGGTGGTATCAAACAGATGAGTGTCAAAAACAAGTTGAGCAAAAACAAACGAGAGAAGCTGGACGCAGCCATAACCTATTTGGAAAACAATCGTCGTTTCATGAAGTATGATGAGTTCCTATCGGCTGGCTATCCCCTCGGCAGTGGCGTGGTCGAAGGCGCTTGCCGGCATGTCGTGAAGGATCGCATGGAGCAAACGGGCATGCATTGGCGTATTCCCGGAGCACAATCCATTCTCCATCTACGGGCCCTGTATCTCAACGGAGATTGGAAGAGCTTCCAGC belongs to Caldisericota bacterium and includes:
- a CDS encoding ISKra4 family transposase — encoded protein: MIVLKETDILKAKAEFDDMIALVQKAAQEGTRIDVVEQDLWTRLLRLGLATLGGFVHAQGTGDMGPTLTYEDRQLKRLKGLYNRRYVSVFGELNIPRTAYGSRPTQKLQVLPLDSRLGLPDSDFSNLLQDWDQSFCVQGSYEQSRQSVHRLLGLGQTVGSLETMSQSMAQDVAEFFEQQPAPPPAPKGSIIVLTADHKGVKMRRNVQEEGPAPKGRLKKGQKPSKKKMACVGGVYTIEPFVRTAQDVVNEVMRHEKQAERPKPKDKRLRAELTQRYEGEEIKGTEFIFPWLDQEVAKRNPQGRHPVVCVMDGERKLWRILKSMFPGVVCILDLYHVLERLWTVAYCFYPESSKEAQAFVKARLERLLEGKVGYVIGGIKQMSVKNKLSKNKREKLDAAITYLENNRRFMKYDEFLSAGYPLGSGVVEGACRHVVKDRMEQTGMHWRIPGAQSILHLRALYLNGDWKSFQHYRIQKQCQRLYPYKRQIDIKWTEVKGEAA
- a CDS encoding transposase, which translates into the protein MGLLAVLHTWTGQLHHHPHVHMLGVQPAKRASMLF